The Corticium candelabrum chromosome 17, ooCorCand1.1, whole genome shotgun sequence genome has a segment encoding these proteins:
- the LOC134192777 gene encoding putative ammonium transporter 1 yields MAIEIAQDANFTTLAIIVFLMQAGFAFLEAGSVRSKNTTNILFKNFMSSICGCVAYWACGHAFAFGGGNAFIGNKHFFLVGVGRHSEELVDWFIYYVYTITAATIVSGAMAERTQMRGYFIFTLFCTGWVQPVVTHWAWAEGGWLQSGHYNEHHNVTIRYEDFAGSSVVHVVGGASALIGAALVGPRKGRFDERGMSIKIASSATAMSTLGGFIIVFGFFAFNLLSHGSLSETNDGSVLGLIAVNCILASSGGSLTALIYNRYSDKHTHKWSLLSAINGSLVGMVSISAGASTVYPYGAFLVGLVAGVVYSLAAKLVERNRVDDPLDAIAVHLGGGTWGIVSVPFLDSDYGLFYKGNILSMWLIGWNLCGLLVIIIWTLMWAALIFGIMSALNFLRVTSAVEKQGLDVVQHGEKAYPYEMTRRSRSASRATVDDNCGQTEVQRLTAGSNDTAYATVQEEDDTSLKESVSMSQISEADPVSAV; encoded by the exons ATGGCCATTGAAATTGCACAGGATGCTAATTTTACGACTCTTGCCATTATTGTTTTTC TTATGCAAGCCGGGTTTGCATTCTTGGAAGCTGGCTCAGTGCGATCAAAAAACACAACCAACATTCTTTTCAAGAACTTTATGAGCAGTATTTGCGGTTGTGTTGCATATTGGGCTTGTGGACATGCGTTTGCTTTTGGAGGTGGCAATGCATTTATTGGAAATAAGCACTTCTTTCTTGTTGGAGTTGGACGTCATAGTGAAGAGTTAGTTGATTGGTTTATTTACTATGTTTATACTATCACGGCAGCCACAATTGTGAGCGGGGCTATGGCAGAGAGAACACAAATGAGGGgttattttatatttacacTTTTCTGCACAG GATGGGTGCAGCCAGTTGTCACTCACTGGGCTTGGGCAGAAGGAGGATGGTTACAATCTGGGCACTATAATGAACATCATAATGTGACTATTCGCTATGAG GATTTTGCTGGAAGCAGTGTTGTACATGTTGTTGGAGGGGCATCTGCTCTCATAGGTGCTGCTTTAGTTGGTCCACGTAAGGGTCGCTTTGATGAGAGAGGAATGTCAATTAAGATAGCTTCAAGTGCAACAGCA ATGTCTACACTTGGAGGGTTCATTATTGTATTTGGCTTTTTTGCATTTAACTTGCTGTCTCACGGTAGCCTTTCTGAAACGAATGATGGTAGTGTGCTTGGTCTTATTGCGGTCAACTGTATATTGGCCTCTTCCGGTGGTAGTCTTACTGCTCTCATCTATAACCGATACAGTgataagcacacacacaagtggaGTCTTTTGTCTGCAATCAATGGCTCATTAGTTGGAATG GTTTCTATTAGTGCTGGTGCCAGCACCGTTTATCCATACGGTGCCTTTCTTGTTGGTTTAGTAGCAGGTGTGGTATACAGCTTGGCAGCAAAGTTGGTGGAACGTAACCGAGTGGATGATCCATTGGATGCCATTGCTG TGCATCTCGGTGGTGGTACGTGGGGAATTGTGAGCGTTCCGTTTCTGGATTCCGATTATGGGTTATTCTACAAAGGAAACATCTTATCCATGTGGCTTATTGGTTGGAATTTATGTGGTTTGCTGGTGATAATCATATGGACATTGATGTGGGCTGCTCTTATCTTTGGAATTATGTCGGCGCTAAATTTTCTTCGTGTTACATCAGCTGTGGAAAAACAAG GTCTTGATGTGGTCCAGCACGGAGAAAAGGCATATCCTTACGAAATGACAAGAAGATCTCGGTCTGCATCTAGAGCAACTGTGGATGACAATTGTGGCCAAACCGAGGTTCAACGACTCACAGCTGGAAGCAACGACACTGCATATGCAACCGTTCAAGAAGAAGATGACACAAGTTTGAAAGAATCAGTCAGCATGAGCCAAATCTCAGAGGCAGACCCGGTGTCTGCCGTGTAG